The Camelina sativa cultivar DH55 chromosome 18, Cs, whole genome shotgun sequence DNA window AGATGAGCAAGAACGAGTTCTCTCACTCTGGCTTCACCATTACACacactgctcttcctctgactGGCCTGACCTCAACGGCTCTTATGTTCGTTGGTGCCATTCTTCTCGCCAGCTTTTGCTCTCTTACGTTGCTAGTGAATCACTATATACACTAGAGGCCTAGTTAATTTACATTATACTGTATGGTGTTTAATTTCTCCAACATCACTTGTTGTTTTGTAGgtaagaccaaacaaaaaacaaaaaatgtcctttgtgaaatttttaaaacatccGATTGTGTTGGCAGCAGAGGGCCATTATAACAGAACTGGAAGAGTATTTCTTATACCAACCACAAAAGAGAATATTAAATGCCAAATgttcattttttgttgttgcacaaaataaaggaaaatgaaCATTTGGCATTTAATCGGACCCTATGTTCCGACTTATGATCTCTCGTAATCTCAACTATGTTCTTTCCCAAAACCCTCCTATTCTTGGAATGCAATTCCCATGGCTTTTGTTTTTGACGGcataatatattgtatgtttcctttattttaattacacatgactttgtttattttattttttacttttgtaaatgatggtttgaataaatattttgttttggtaaaatgATAGTTGTGAAatatagttgacaaaaaatatatatatatatatatatattatataattgtgAAATTGCATAAACATTTAGGatacatacaaatatacaatatagAGAAATAAACCATATACTACACTAGTGTATAAAACCATATATTACACTAGTTATACAGTAAAAACTAGGACCCGATCCACACTACAACGCAGaagaatattttaatattgttaaaacGGATAACAATTTAGAAGATGTTATAGTATCGGTTTATTATATTGTCTATGTTTGTCATATTTGccactattttttttaggaataattaatttaaacaaaactttCTTTGTGAGTCTTTTAGATTTTGTATACCATTTGTTTAAAAGGAAGATATACAATTAAAAGGAACAAAGATGTTAATAAACAGAAAGATAGGATAAGATATAAATAGAATGAAATAACATTTTACTTAACACGTGGTTTGGAAACACGATTACTGAAATATTATTTCTCATGTCTGTCTTTATTAATACGAAGTTGTACATAATagtaatatgtatttatttttttatggatCGTATATATGCGAAATGTATTCGCCAATGTGCTCACCATAGTGTATATAATTACTTTTACTTTATGACTTTTAAATGTGGTTCTGTCAAATGTATTCAAATTTGTAAGTAACTGAATTGGGTTGTATTTTAAATTGGTCCACCTAGAAAATTGGGTCtgtgtttaactttttttttgacatttatgATTTGGGTTTCGGTGGGCTTTctattaaggtttttttttcaaaccgcTGTCTTATTATCTAGAAAGTTGTAGGTTTGTTAAACAATTATTGTACTCAAATTCTCATATTCCATCGTTTCATCTCCATCTTCTCACGATCAATTTTTCAGAAAATAGGGTAGAATCAAATTCAGTACTTCTTCAATCCACCAAATCTtgaagagaaaattaaaaaatccaaaaagcAGAGAAGTTCCGATTAGTCGAATCAATTGGGTTTATCTATGGAGATGATGGTGCTATCAATCGGATGATTCAGTTAATTTCTAAAGTTTTTAATCTTTAGTTTTAATTTCCGAACTTTCCGAAGTGTGAACTCGTTATTACTCTAGAAGTTTTTAGTTAATGTGCAAATATTCCTCAAAGAAGTACATTAAGATAATTTTTGTGGCTTTGTATTGAATTGAAAGAGTTAGAAAATGTAATCTGGGAATAATTTGTAATATACTGACCAggtatatgtatatttttattcaatatcAGGACATTGTTTTACGTTTTTTGGCGGACGAGTTATTGATAAGAGAAGATAAGTTTTAGCAGAGGAAAAATTGAGGTATCTCCTAATCTGTTTGTTTAGTAATAATACTTTTCCTATGCTTCTTGTTGCTTTAATTTCTTGAAAACGAAAGTTTATATTGTGTGTAACTAAATCAATTAGAACTTATTCTTTGTCTTttatttgaaacttgaaaatgaTCACAAAACATAGAAATAGGGAAAgtatttgaaccaaaaaaaaataataaaaagcagCATATAAAACAAATACTTCATTCTTCTATTAATCCTCTTGCCAAACATGCTTCCTTGTATGATGGATATACAACTCCGTCATAAGTCCTCATATCTTCGTCACTTAATAGTCCTTTAAGAAAAGGGAACAGAAGTTTTAGGAATAAATTACCAGTAAACTTACTTGAAATAGAAGTAGTTCTTGGAGTGTTGAATGATCTCTTTCTTCGTTCGAAGCATTTTCCTTTAGGGATCCAAGTAAAAAACTCAGGTATCTCCTCAAAAGTCAGTTGTCTTGCAACTTCACAATTACGGTTTAGGTCGAACCAAGCCTTAAGTACCGGAGAAGACAGTGTTTTGCTTCCAGGAATGAATGATTTTCACTTGAATTCTCCATCCTGTTTTGAATGGCTTAATGGACTGCAAATCTGTGATAGGCACGGGAGCGACATCCATTGGAGAAGGTTTGAAAGTAAAGATCCATTGGAGAAGGTTTGAAAGtaaagagaaaggagaaagtAAAGAAGGTATGGTGATTTTCGATTCGATAAGTATCATCGTATTTATAGGAAGGCATCACGTAGTCTCCATTAGGTATCATTTGATAGTATAATTTATGGTATATTCGTGGAATGTGGGATTAAAATCTTAGAAGTTAATTAGGTAATATATTCTTAACAATAACAATAGATGATGATATATTTTCTTGGTGTAGTTAGGGATAAAAAATAAATCGGATTTTGAATTAGGAATGAAACAAATTACTCTAAATGCGGCTTGGTAAGATTTTGGAAAAGTCCTGGAAGATTGATATCtgtctaatttaattttatttgaataccTTAGTCAATGTATTAGAAGATTGATATCAATCAATTGAATACCGTAGTTTCTCTCTTTAATGATATCTTAGATAATTTAATGTAGACTTATGTAATGTAGTTTCTCTATTTTGCAGGCTTTGTTTCAGGAGGCCCAAAATAGCCCATTGGTATGTGAGGGAAGGTGTAATATCTATTCGATATCCAATTCAGAATTTTCgggtaatttataatttaaaatccgATCCAATAGGTTTGAAAGTCACCTTTAACCTTAATGAATTGTCTTAAAGACAAAATTCGAGAGGGGCATTTTCGGATAATGAGaaagttgtacttctcttttactaatatagggatAGGGATAGTTAGAACTGAACTGTAATGATATATAATATTCCATGTCATATTAGCAAACCATATGATACTCCACGCAACGCCTCACCATCCCGTATTAGTAAGTATGCACGGCTGTCGAGTAACATTAGGACCACCAACGGCATCATTGCTACAATAAACAACGGGGACGCCGGGAGCtaatatatataagtcaatTCTGATGAAGAAAGTGGATAAGACAAAGAGTATTAAAAGACAACCACATACTATAATTTAGGTCCAACTCTGCACTAATTCGTATGACACATTCGTATTGGGCCTCAAATTTTCGAGGCCCATTCtgctgatttttaaaaaaaataatagaaccATAATTAgtaaaagactctataaatattttaaaagaccccaaaattagcaaacaaaaacttaaagttAGCAAAAGAGCCTTATAATTGATATAAGAGGCcttgttttaataaaataatcaaaaatctacaaaatttataataaaaaaaNNNNNNNNNNNNNNNNNNNNNNNNNNNNNNNNNNNNNNNNNNNNNNNNNNNNNNNNNNNNNNNNNNNNNNNNNNNNNNNNNNNNNNNNNNNNNNNNNNNNNNNNNNNNNNNNNNNNNNNNNNNNNNNNNNNNNNNNNNNNNNNNNNNNNNNNNNNNNNNNNNNNNNNNNNNNNNNNNNNNNNNNNNNNNNNNNNNNNNNNNNNNNNNNNNNNNNNNNNNNNNNNNNNNNNNNNNNNNNNNNNNNNNNNNNNNNNNNNNNNNNNNNNNNNNNNNNNNNNNNNNNNNNNNNNNNNNNNNNNNNNNNNNNNNNNNNNNNNNNNNNNNNNNNNNNNNNNNNNNNNNNNNNNNNNNNNNNNNNNNNNNNNNNNNNNNNNNNNNNNNNNNNNNNNNNNNNNNNNNNNNNNNNNNNNNNNNNNNNNNNNNNNNNNNNNNNNNNNNNNNNNNNNNNNNNNNNNNNNNNNNNNNNNNNNNNNNNNNNNNNNNNNNNNNNNNNNNNNNNNNNNNNNNNNNNNNNNNNNNNNNNNNNNNNNNNNNNNNNNNNNNNNNNNNNNNNNNNNNNNNNNNNNNNNNNNNNNNNNNNNNNNNNNNNNNNNNNNNNNNNNNNNNNNNNNNNNNNNNNNNNNNNNNNNNNNNNNNNNNNNNNNATAGTTAGAACTGAACTGTAATGATATATAATATTCCATGTCATATTAGCAAACCATATGATACTCCACGCAACGCCTCACCATCCCGTATTAGTAAGTATGCACGGCTGTCGAGTAACATTAGGACCACCAACGGCATCATTGCTACAATAAACAACGGGGACGCCGGGAGCtaatatatataagtcaatTCTGATGAAGAAAGTGGATAAGACAAAGAGTATTAAAAGACAACCACATACTATAATTTAGGTCCAACTCTGCACTAATTCGTATGACACATTCGTATTGGGCCTCAAATTTTCGAGGCCCATTCtgctgatttttaaaaaaaataatagaaccATAATTAgtaaaagactctataaatattttaaaagaccccaaaattagcaaacaaaaacttaaagttAGCAAAAGAGCCTTATAATTGATATAAGAGGCcttgttttaataaaataatcaaaaatctacaaaatttataataaaaaaaaatatttagcaaaaaaaaagctccataaattaaccaaaaaaatctcatagctaaaaaaaattctctaaattttagaaaattaatacaaaaactatTATGAACAAAGCCAAATGTAATTGCTAAtttatgaacaaaacaaaaattactaatttatgaACAAAGCCAAATGTAAGAAGAAGCAGAGTAACCACTATTTTTATTGGAGAGAAgttgataattattttcatatttttgtttgtgattaaaaatgtttatacaCGATGAAATGTTATATAGAGACATAAAGTGGAAGGTGAATAACTGAATATTAATTTAGCTTTGATCTGGTCATTCAGTTgcaatattacatatatacatttaatattatatattgtaaaaataaaaacattaaattgttatttgactttaaaaaagaaaatgcattaAATACATCAGTGAAtatcaaaacaatttattttttacaatctTATAAATCATCGTATTTATGATTATCAAAATAATCTCTAgactctatatttttttctcctttacaATCAAACGCTTTTAATACTTTAAATCCATCTCTAGACTATGGCAACAACCCACGAACTCTTTCATTAGATATGGTGTTCAAAACATCCGATTGTGTTGGCCCATTATAACAAATGTTCAAGAGTAATtcacatgacttttttttttcttttcataaatgATGGTttgaaaaaatatctttttttttggtgtgtaaaTGATGGTTTGAATATATAAACCCTCTTGttctaaataattatatatatttttaaaattcatgtgaaattgcataaaaatttaggaaatatacggtatatattatattattttagcgAAACAAATACATTATACTAGTTACAGTAACTTTTCTcgtaacaattattaaaatttattttattagctGACACTTAATAGTACTATTTAATATTCCATGTCATATTAGCGCACCATACACACACACCAGCTCGCCTCATCATCATGAAATATTGCACCGCTTAGGACGAAGACGGACAGTATTCCTACACTTAACAATTGGACCGTCGGGAGCTAATCTATATGAGTCAATTCTGATTAAACAGTGGATAAGATGAAGAGTATTAACACACTACAATTCCTCTCCATGTATTATTCATCTTGTCCGAAACAACACACCAGAGATTAATCACGAAAACTTTTTCtacattttcttttgataattttttttctgtttttgttatttcattttcCTAGtgtgttatataaaaaatgagaatatttttctttctttttctggcagcaaagaaaaaggaatttaCTATCAATAGTcttgagttttttgtttgttatgtttgtgCTATTATTAAGGTTACGAAATTAGAAAGGAGATTTACGCTTTAAACATAGTCTTGATTTCATCAAATCATCTTTATGTGATAcctttatatagaaaaaaacgaAGACTGCTCTTCATCGTGACAAAATTAAGCACTTGTCGTTGTCgttgattgtttatttatccaaaagaaaaaaaaacaattaatgaaGTGGTTTTGGCTCTAGTGTGGGGAAGTCTAACTCCACCCATCCTGACAAAATTGTCAAGGCACCCAAATCAAGTAGGTCAGAACATGTGTTCTTCTCTCCAACAATTGATTGATTCCATCAAAATTGAAATACACCCATCACCCATGTACTGtatcttttttaatattgatatataatatatgggATATCGcactagcaaaaaaaaaaaaaaaaaatcaaagagagaaTTTCAGTATATTATTTCACTTGAGCATTTAAGACAAAGTTGGTAGCGTTTGACAAGAAATTGAAGATAGTTTGTGGAGAAAATTGAAACATCatgtaaatagaaaataatctATCGAGCTGCGGCCGGGTTTTATTTCAGTATCTGTGGAACTAACTGTCCATGTCAGTGTCACGACTCGGTCCTGCTCTTGTTGAGAGTTCAGATGCCAAACACTGCTTTAATTCATCAACAACCTGAGACATGGTCGGTCTTTCCGAGGAAGATGGATTTAGGCAAGCCATGGCTAACTCAACATATTGCCTTGCAGAGCCAGAATTATAATTTCTGGGTCTTGGATCCATGATGGTGCTTATGTCTCCTCCATTGGTAAGCTTTAGTCCTACCCACCCTCCAATATGATCCTGCTCACGGCTTTGGTCAACCACGGGTTGGTTTGTGAGGAGCTCCAACAGTACAACTCCGTAGCTATACACATCGCTGTTTGTAGTTAACCATCCCGTTCTGTAGTATctgtaaaaacacaaataacaaatatccttttttttttgtaaaatacaagaaacaaatatattttgtaaattgaaatattatacaTACTCCGGGTCGAGGTATCCGGGAGTTCCAGCGACAATGGTCGACACATGGCTTTCTCTGATTGGGAGTGACTTTGACAGCCCGAAATCAGCCACCTTGGCTTCATAATGCTCAttcaacaaaatatttgttgttttgacGTCTCTCTGAACTATTGCCTGAGCACAACCGCTATGTAAGTAATCTAGTCTTGTgccacaaaatatatattagcatTCACAAAGgtttaaccaaataaataaacaaacaaaagtttatAGGGTGAATCTCCAAATAACTACCTTGAGCAGACTCGGTGATGAACCTTGAGCAGTAGCTGTACCTACAAATCCAACCAAGTTCTTGTGATGAACCTTGAGCCGAGGTTACGTTTTTCCTTGAACCTTTGAGCCGGGTCTGCTACTGCTCAAGGTTCAGCTACTGCTCAAGGTTCATCACCGAGTCTGATCATATATTCTCTCCCTCATGGCAACACCCAACAAATCCAACCAAGTTCTTGTGATGAACCTTGAGCAGTAGCTGTACCTAAACACcaaaccagattttttttttcatgtataaaTCATGGACGTTTTCATTAAAGAGGTTAGGTTTGAGAGAGGAAAAACGTAACCTCGGCTCTGAACTGACTATCTccttgtgatgatgattgaGAGAGGACCTTAACAGCTACTTGTTCTGCACCGTTGACAAATCCAAGATAAACGCTTCCAAACCCTCCTTCCCCGATGACTGTTTGGAAGTTATTAGTCatggttgtgacttgtgagtacGTAAACCTCGCAATTCTGGTCGTTACAGTCAGTTCAGATGATCCAGTGGGTAGACCATCCGATTCTTGCACATTTGATGGTGGCCCTGAGACTACGTACGTACAAGTCAAAAAGATATCCAGCCATCGATATTGCATCTtgtaattaatatgttcttcttctttaatttaagAATACCTTGGACACTTGGTGACCTTTTCTGTCGGCAGAGGAAGTAGAGAACAACCAGTGCTGATACAATAATGGCAAGGGAAGTAACCACCACTGCTATAGAGACTGGTACTACGATATCTTTTAAGTGATCTTTACCCTTGTCTTCTATGTTCACGCATGGTCCGGTTTCCCTAATGAGAAGTGGGTTTCCTTCAACACTGCTGAATACGTAATATGTtaaatctatctatatatatatatatatatataaaccggaaaatgtaaaatagaaaagtaTGTACACCATACTTTAATTTCATTCCTTTCTTCTGGATAATTGTTTGGGGAACCGAGCCGCTAAGATTGTTGTTAGAGTAAgtaaatcaaaacacataaacGTACATGTTCAAGAGAAAGCTATAACCAAAAGGAAAGGTGGTGTGGGGGAAATGTTTACATGAGAAACAGAGACTTCATGTCGGCAAGAAAGTCAGGTACTCCTCCGCTGAAACTGTTGTTTGACAAGTCTCTACcataaaataacaaaaggaAAGTTACACCACCAGATCAGATTCAtgaaaaatacatatacatataggtTTGGGTCAGAGGAGCTAGAGACTTACAATTGTTGAAGGTGAACTAGACTTTGAATTGCTTCCGCGATCACCCCCGTTAAACCACTTGAAGATAAGTCTCTGCAGGAGAGATGAAGATGGTACGATAAGTAGTTTGAcacatgattaaaaaaaaaactacaagatCTATAAATGATTGAATGGTATATTACAAAGAAATAATTGTCGGTGGTGTAGAATTATCTGATTGGTTGCAGTTTAGACCTTCCCACAAAAACTGTTTCGGGACACAGGGATCTCCTTGCCAAGTGATTCTTCTCCAATCATAGGTATCCTGAACATCCTTGATACCATTAACTGTCATTATAGAGAAAGCAATcagtacacacacacacatatatacactgaaaggaaatatatatagtatgtacCGTCATCATCATTCGTCTCCAATTGCAGGATATCCATGACAGTGTATACCTCCAAGGCGCTAAGAATAGGAGGAAGAGTTGACCGTGATGTTTTCTTAAGCTGCAATACACATTTCCCATCCGTGCATAGCTTTGGACCATCATTAAACACGGTGCTGCGTAGTGGTTCAGGAGAAATAGGTTCATGAAAAAATGCTCCTTTCAGAAACACATTGAATTCCCTTGTCCTTGTATCGTTTGCTTGTAGAATCTGAAGCTCCGAAAAGTATAAGTAGGCATAAAACTGTGTAGTAGGAGACTCTGCAGACCACTCAACTTCCAACGTGGCGTTAGCATCTATAGGTATTGCTGCCGTTTGCATGACCCTTTCTGGCGGATCATACTCGTTATCATTAGTGTCTAAGCTGAGACCCATAGTTATTGGTAACCAGAGCTTTTCCACGAAATAACTGTGCCAGTCACGATCGTAGACATCATCTGGGTACCTGCGAAGATCTTGTATGAGATGATCAAAATAGTACACCAATTAAGTATATTATCAAAATGGTTCTTACCGAATGGAATAATCTGTTGAATTACTAATATAGACCCGGACCAACTTCTTCAGTGAACCAGTTGTAGTCCGATACGCATTTGGATCCAATGGTCGAAGCTCCAAGGTGTTTATGAACGGTGAGCCTGAACCTATATCAAAGAGATTATgaaccaaaaattataattgatcAACAAAAGAGTCTAAATAAATGATACTCACTTTTCCAAATAAACGTTAAATGTTTccaaagtaaatatatatatatatat harbors:
- the LOC104763663 gene encoding probable LRR receptor-like serine/threonine-protein kinase At1g51810, which encodes MILSSLAPSSLGKDEGRTDGLVDGCLGRVDLLIFLDEGLDEGSGSPFINTLELRPLDPNAYRTTTGSLKKLVRVYISNSTDYSIRYPDDVYDRDWHSYFVEKLWLPITMGLSLDTNDNEYDPPERVMQTAAIPIDANATLEVEWSAESPTTQFYAYLYFSELQILQANDTRTREFNVFLKGAFFHEPISPEPLRSTVFNDGPKLCTDGKCVLQLKKTSRSTLPPILSALEVYTVMDILQLETNDDDVNGIKDVQDTYDWRRITWQGDPCVPKQFLWEGLNCNQSDNSTPPTIISLDLSSSGLTGVIAEAIQSLVHLQQLDLSNNSFSGGVPDFLADMKSLFLM
- the LOC109130553 gene encoding probable LRR receptor-like serine/threonine-protein kinase At1g51820, which gives rise to MKLNVEGNPLLIRETGPCVNIEDKGKDHLKDIVVPVSIAVVVTSLAIIVSALVVLYFLCRQKRSPSVQVSGPPSNVQESDGLPTGSSELTVTTRIARFTYSQVTTMTNNFQTVIGEGGFGSVYLGFVNGAEQVAVKVLSQSSSQGDSQFRAEVQLLLKVHHKNLVGFVGCCHEGENI
- the LOC109130528 gene encoding probable LRR receptor-like serine/threonine-protein kinase At1g51820 → MNLEQYSYCSRFITESAQDYLHSGCAQAIVQRDVKTTNILLNEHYEAKVADFGLSKSLPIRESHVSTIVAGTPGYLDPEYYRTGWLTTNSDVYSYGVVLLELLTNQPVVDQSREQDHIGGWVGLKLTNGGDISTIMDPRPRNYNSGSARQYVELAMACLNPSSSERPTMSQVVDELKQCLASELSTRAGPSRDTDMDS